In a genomic window of Amphiprion ocellaris isolate individual 3 ecotype Okinawa chromosome 13, ASM2253959v1, whole genome shotgun sequence:
- the LOC111585146 gene encoding protocadherin gamma-A11-like, whose amino-acid sequence MATERYVSTMPLRWRWYCGLRRQIGLLMLLLHVFNIVGGQIRYSIPEEMKKGSVIGNVAQDLGLDLRRLRSGRARIVTGENVHYTELKTDKGILVVNERIDREQLCGDVTPCSFSFEMILENPMELHRITVEALDINDHAPVFPNKDKAINFEVSESTLVGVQFPLQSAEDLDVGQNALQDYILSPNDNFILKQHANPDGSKYVEMVLQKPLDREQRSHLSLKLIAVDGGTPQRSGTVNIDVTVLDANDNIPVFNQSVYKAFVGENTMKGTRIITVNATDADSGLNGLISYSLSKMKGSAANTFRIDENTGTIYVSSLIDFEKEKKYEVRVEAKDQGGLIGTSKVIIEVTDINDNAPVINVMSFSSPISEDSPPGTTIAILNVKDADSERNGEIKCSIEGKLPFKIESSLTNYYNLISDQHFDRESVSEYNITITATDFGSPPLSSSTKLHLKISDVNDNAPLFDKNSYSAYITENNSPGFSIFAVSARDSDWNQNARISYLLEDTQVSGSPVSTYVSLNSESGVLSAVRSFDYEQIKQLQLVVKAQDGGSPPLSSNVTVTILIQDQNDNPPQVLYPVQTGSSVVAEMVPRSADVGYLVTKVVAVDVDSGQNAWLSYKLQKVTDRALFEVGSQNGEIRTIRQVTDKDAVKQRLSVIVEDNGQPSRSATVIVNVAVADSFPEVLSEFSDFPHDKEYNDNLTFYLVLALAVVSFLFITCLVVIISVKIYRWRQSRILYHSNLPVIPYFPPRYSDTLGTTGTLQHVYNYEVCRTTDSRKSDCKFGRAGSQNVLIMDPSCSGTMQRMQSEKSILDEPDSPLEVS is encoded by the coding sequence ATGGCGACTGAGAGATATGTGTCCACCATGCCATTAAGATGGCGGTGGTATTGTGGACTGCGACGGCAAATCGGACTCCTTatgctgctgcttcatgtgTTCAACATCGTCGGTGGTCAGATTCGGTATTCTATCCCAGAGGAGATGAAGAAAGGCTCTGTTATCGGTAATGTAGCGCAAGATCTTGGTCTGGATCTGAGGAGGCTCCGCTCTGGGCGGGCCCGTATCGTGACCGGAGAAAACGTTCACTACACCGAgctgaagacagacaaaggGATTCTGGTCGTGAATGAGAGAATCGACCGAGAGCAGCTTTGTGGAGATGTGACGCCGTGTAGCTTCAGCTTTGAGATGATTTTAGAAAATCCAATGGAGCTGCACAGAATCACTGTGGAGGCTTTAGATATAAATGATCACGCTCCCGTTTTTCCAAACAAAGATAAAGCTATCAATTTTGAAGTGAGTGAATCCACCTTAGTTGGAGTACAGTTTCCTCTGCAGAGTGCGGAGGATCTAGATGTAGGCCAAAACGCTTTGCAAGATTACATTTTATCACCAAACGACAATTTTATATTGAAGCAACATGCAAATCCAGACGGAAGCAAATATGTTGAAATGGTGCTGCAGAAACCTTTAGATAGAGAACAGCGTTCCCATTTGTCTTTGAAGCTCATCGCAGTTGACGGAGGGACACCACAGAGATCTGGTACAGTAAATATAGATGTTACTGTTTTAGATGCTAATGACAACATTCCTGTTTTTAACCAGTCGGTGTATAAAGCTTTTGTGGGGGAAAATACAATGAAAGGCACGAGAATTATCACAGTAAATGCCACAGACGCTGACAGTGGATTAAACGGACTCATTAGTTAcagtttgtctaaaatgaaaGGAAGTGCAGCAAATACATTTAGAATTGATGAAAACACCGGTACGATTTATGTGTCGAGTCTAAttgattttgaaaaagaaaagaaatatgaGGTGAGAGTAGAAGCAAAAGATCAGGGTGGCTTAATCGGAACCAGTAAAGTTATCATTGAGGTTACTGATATCAATGATAATGCACCAGTTATAAATGTAATGTCATTTTCGAGTCCAATTTCTGAGGATTCACCTCCTGGTACTACTATtgctattttaaatgtaaaagatgCAGATTCTGAGAGAAATGGAGAAATCAAATGTTCTATAGAGGGAAAACTTCCCTTTAAAATCGAATCGTCTCTAACAAATTATTACAATTTAATCTCTGATCAACACTTTGATAGAGAATCTGTCTCTGAATATAACATAACAATAACAGCCACCGATTTTGGGTCTCCTCCTCTTTCCAGCTCAACTAAATTACATCTGAAAATCTCTGACGTCAACGACAACGCACCATTATTTGATAAAAACAGTTATTCTGCCTACATCACAGAGAATAATTCTCCTGGGTTTTCTATATTTGCTGTCAGCGCTCGAGACTCTGACTGGAATCAAAATGCCAGAATCTCATATCTTTTAGAGGACACACAGGTTAGTGGAAGTCCAGTTTCTACTTATGTGTCTTTGAACTCTGAAAGTGGAGTTCTCAGTGCAGTTCGCTCCTTTGATTATGAGCAAATCAAACAGCTTCAGTTAGTTGTGAAAGCACAGGATGGAGGCTCTCCTCCACTCAGCAGCAACGTGACAGTAACAATACTGATCCAGGACCAGAACGACAACCCTCCTCAGGTTCTGTACCCAGTCCAGACTGGTAGCTCTGTGGTGGCTGAAATGGTGCCTCGTTCAGCAGATGTGGGCTATCTGGTGACCAAAGTGGTggctgttgatgtggactctggACAGAATGCGTGGCTGTCGTATAAACTGCAGAAGGTCACAGACAGGGCTCTGTTTGAAGTGGGCTCCCAGAATGGAGAGATCCGAACCATCCGCCAAGTGACTGACAAAgatgcagtgaaacagagaCTGAGTGTTATAGTGGAGGACAACGGGCAGCCCTCTCGTTCAGCTACAGTCATTGTGAACGTGGCGGTGGCGGACAGCTTCCCTGAAGTTCTGTCGGAGTTCAGTGACTTTCCACACGACAAGGAGTACAATgacaacctgactttttacttaGTGTTGGCTCTGGCTGTGGTCTCCTTCCTGTTCATCACGTGTTTGGTGGTTATTAtctcagtgaaaatctacagatgGAGACAGTCTCGCATCTTGTATCATTCCAACCTGCCTGTGATTCCATATTTTCCTCCACGTTATTCAGACACTTTGGGGACAACAGGGACTCTCCAACACGTGTACAATTACGAGGTGTGCAGGACGACAGACTCCAGAAAGAGTGACTGTAAGTTCGGCAGAGCTGGTAGTCAGAACGTGTTGATAATGGATCCCAGTTGTTCAGGGACGATGCAGCGGATGCAGAGTGAGAAGAGCATCCTGGATGAACCAGACTCTCCTCTAGAGGTCAGTTGA
- the LOC111585139 gene encoding protocadherin gamma-A10-like, translating to MMATERYVSSMPLRWRWYCGLRRQIGLLMLLLHVFNMVGGQIRYSIPEEMKKGSVIGNVAQDLGLDLKRLRSGRARIVTGENVHYTELKTDKGILVVNERIDREQLCGDVTPCSFSFEVILENPIELHRITVEVLDINDHAPVFLNKDKAISFEMSESAAVGVRFPLQSAEDLDVGQNALQDYILSPNDNFILKQHANPDGSKYVEMVLQKPLDREGRPHFSLKLIAVDGGTPQRSGTVNIDVTVLDVNDNEPVFNQSVYKASVVENTVTGTSIITVNATDADSGPNRLITYSLSKMKGGTVDIFSIDQNTGTIYVSGQIDYEKDRKYEVRVEAKDQGGLTGTSKVIFEVIDVNDNAPVINVMSFSSPISEDSPPGTTIAVLNVKDADSERNGEIKCSIEGKLPFRFESSLTNYYNLISDQHFDRESVSEYNITITATDFGSPPLSSSTKLHLKISDVNDNPPLFDENSFSAYVAENNSPGFSIFAVSARDSDWNQNARISYLLEDTQVSGSSVSTYVSLNSESGVLSAVRSFDYEQIKQLQLVVKAQDGGSPPLTSNVTVTILIQDQNDNPPQVLYPVQTGGSVVAEMVPRSADVGYLVTKVVAVDVDSGQNAWLSYKLQKATDRALFEVGSQNGEIRTIRQVSDKDAVKQRLSVIVEDNGQPSRSATVIVNVAVADSFPEVLSEFSDFPHDKEYNDNLTFYLVLALAVVSFLFITCLVVIISVKIYRWRQSRILYHSNLPVIPYYPPRYSDTLGTTGTLQHVYNYEVCRTTDSRKSDCNFGRAGSQNVLIMDPSCSGTMQRMQSEKSILDEPDSPLEVS from the coding sequence ATGATGGCGACTGAGAGATATGTGTCCTCCATGCCATTAAGATGGCGGTGGTATTGTGGACTGCGACGGCAAATCGGACTCCTTatgctgctgcttcatgtgTTCAACATGGTTGGTGGTCAGATTCGGTATTCTATCCCAGAGGAGATGAAGAAAGGCTCTGTTATCGGTAATGTAGCGCAAGATCTTGGTCTGGATCTGAAGAGGCTCCGCTCTGGGCGGGCCCGTATCGTGACCGGAGAAAACGTTCACTACACCGAgctgaagacagacaaaggGATTCTGGTCGTGAATGAGAGAATCGACCGAGAGCAGCTTTGTGGAGATGTGACGCCATGTAGCTTCAGCTTTGAGGTGATTTTAGAAAATCCAATCGAGCTCCACAGAATTACTGTCGAGGTTTTAGATATAAATGATCACGCTCCTGTCTTTCTAAACAAAGATAAAGCTATCAGTTTTGAAATGAGTGAATCTGCTGCAGTTGGAGTACGTTTCCCACTACAGAGTGCGGAGGATCTGGATGTAGGCCAAAACGCGTTGCAAGACTATATTTTATCACCAAATgacaattttattttgaaacaacATGCAAATCCAGACGGAAGCAAATATGTTGAAATGGTACTGCAGAAACCTTTAGATAGAGAGGGGCGTCCACATTTCTCCTTGAAATTAATCGCAGTTGACGGAGGAACACCACAGAGATCTGGTACAGTAAATATCGATGTTACTGTTTTAGATGTTAATGACAATGAGCCAGTTTTCAACCAATCAGTTTACAAAGCATCTGTGGTGGAAAACACAGTGACAGGCACGAGTATTATTACAGTAAATGCCACAGACGCTGACAGTGGTCCAAATAGACTCATTACTTAcagtttgtctaaaatgaaaGGAGGCACTGTAGATATATTCAGTATTGATCAAAACACTGGTACGATTTATGTGTCTGGTCAAATAGACtatgaaaaagacagaaaatatgagGTGAGAGTAGAAGCAAAGGATCAAGGTGGTTTAACGGGGACAAGTAAAGTTATATTCGAGGTCATTGATGTCAATGATAATGCACCAGTTATAAATGTAATGTCATTTTCCAGTCCAATTTCTGAGGATTCTCCTCCTGGTACTActattgctgttttaaatgtaaaagatgCAGATTCTGAGAGAAATGGAGAAATCAAATGTTCTATAGAGGGAAAACTTCCCTTTAGATTTGAATCATCTCTAACAAACTATTACAATTTAATCTCTGATCAACACTTTGATAGAGAATCTGTCTCCGAATATAACATAACAATAACAGCCACCGATTTTGGGTCTCCTCCTCTTTCCAGCTCAACTaaactgcatctgaaaatctcTGACGTCAATGACAACCCACCATTATTtgatgaaaacagtttttctgcttATGTCGCAGAGAATAATTCTCCTGGGTTTTCTATATTTGCTGTCAGCGCTCGAGACTCAGATTGGAATCAAAATGCCAGAATCTCATATCTTTTAGAGGACACACAGGTCAGTGGGAGTTCAGTTTCTACTTATGTGTCTTTGAACTCTGAAAGTGGAGTTCTCAGTGCAGTTCGCTCCTTTGATTATGAGCAAATCAAACAGCTTCAATTGGTAGTGAAAGCACAGGATGGAGGTTCTCCTCCACTCACCAGCAATGTGACAGTAACAATACTGATCCAGGACCAGAACGACAACCCTCCTCAGGTTCTGTATCCAGTCCAGACTGGTGGCTCTGTGGTGGCTGAAATGGTGCCTCGTTCAGCAGATGTGGGCTATCTGGTGACCAAAGTGGTggctgttgatgtggactctggACAGAATGCGTGGCTGTCGTATAAActgcagaaagccacagacaggGCTCTGTTTGAAGTGGGCTCCCAGAATGGAGAGATCCGAACCATCCGCCAAGTGAGTGACAAAgatgcagtgaaacagagaCTGAGTGTTATAGTGGAGGACAACGGTCAGCCCTCTCGTTCAGCTACAGTCATTGTGAACGTGGCGGTGGCGGACAGCTTCCCTGAAGTTCTGTCGGAGTTCAGTGACTTTCCACATGACAAGGAGTACAATgacaacctgactttttacttgGTGTTGGCTCTGGCTGTGGTCTCCTTCCTGTTCATCACGTGTTTGGTGGTTATTAtctcagtgaaaatctacagatgGAGACAGTCTCGCATCCTGTATCATTCCAACCTGCCTGTGATTCCATATTATCCTCCACGTTACTCAGACACTTTGGGGACAACAGGGACTCTCCAACACGTGTACAATTACGAGGTGTGCAGGACGACAGACTCCAGAAAGAGTGACTGTAACTTCGGCAGAGCTGGTAGTCAGAACGTGTTGATCATGGATCCCAGTTGTTCAGGGACGATGCAGCGGATGCAGAGTGAGAAGAGCATCCTGGATGAACCAGACTCTCCTCTAGAGGTCAGTTGA